The Peribacillus sp. FSL E2-0218 genome contains a region encoding:
- a CDS encoding family 16 glycoside hydrolase — MKGKLTIVQLLILTLFISCAFPFSTQAAIPKKHEIPDYFADHFDKTIINDKWNVIEGPWFIDSGKLTVSKGAGYKAIANQTSVQDVTVETDISLADHNGDAGVLFRVNGAVPGVDHVKGYYAGVSANGSGSVFLGRMDNNFTELKRTAVTIEPKTSYQVKVIAVGSKIQVYLNGDLVLEQTDSTYKDGRIGIRSYNSEPFFDNVKASVPDGSSLFQDQFDNAPNQAIHSWNIVNGSWQLSSGSLRVNKDENNKIVAKDKVFDDMTLEVNLKIPDDKEKGDAGLLFGLKKVYPGDAKANGFYAAIGEDGNVTLNEWKHNKRLVLQSTKVFDRIEANKPYHLKVVTSKNTIKVYVNDTVTPVIEYSDKGRALNVKGGVGLQADQAEASFDNFIASAYVVQERTYKQPVSNKKPLIETPFTPLPLGSVQAKGWLLEQLELQRDGATGHAEDLYGELGTNAAWLGGSAPESDWERPVYYLKGLVPLAYTLNDKELIATSQKWINAILASQRKDGSFGPESNDDWWPRMVALYAMKDYYEASGDKRILPFMTNYFKYQAANLPAQPLKDWGKIRVGDNIDTVLWLYNRTNEAFLLKLTDTLAGQAYPIADIFSKNEFQDFGSDFQPIHSVNVNEAIKMPSIYYQRSHSKSDRKAFNAGVKNLDNHNQITGMTSGTEMLAGTSSTQGVELCAITERMQSNEEAAMILGDPQIGDDLEKITFNSLPGAMDKEIKNHQYYSLPNQVESNHADHGFKQNYSNGMMPSPTSGYPCCRFNMHMGWPYFVKNMWAASADGGIGVIAYGPSQVSVKLKKADITIKESTNYPFEDKIKFNINTSRTVKFPLKLRIPAWSVQPSITVNGEPVKGIKAGEYVSIDRKWQSGDKVVLQVPMKLKTTTWINNSIGIERGPLVYSLKMKENWQVKDKPIAPAPGFDASALGFNEYTVKADNSWNYGLLIDREDPEKSIDVVTGPMPKNPFKQATTPVKLVAKGKKIPTWGKSPNNVEAAEPPVGPIFSKEPTENITLVPYGAQNLRITYFPEVTEKLTDTGAAKYEAEKAELFHASVRTNEPNASDGSYVGGMDFADSQVNFNSVNVPKTGKYNVDIWFANGLDPSTGKIIVNGETHVLKYQNTRNWGRFMATKLEVPLKKGTNTITFMKDKGFYELDYIVVRPQQ; from the coding sequence TTGAAAGGAAAATTAACGATCGTTCAGCTTCTGATTCTGACTTTATTCATATCGTGTGCGTTCCCCTTTTCGACGCAAGCGGCCATACCGAAAAAACATGAAATACCCGATTATTTCGCGGATCATTTCGATAAAACGATCATTAATGATAAATGGAATGTAATCGAGGGTCCATGGTTTATCGATTCAGGCAAGCTGACTGTCAGTAAGGGTGCGGGATATAAGGCCATCGCCAATCAGACATCCGTTCAAGATGTTACGGTTGAGACCGATATCAGCCTCGCGGATCACAATGGAGATGCCGGGGTATTATTCCGGGTTAACGGTGCCGTGCCCGGCGTTGATCATGTCAAGGGCTACTATGCGGGCGTATCGGCAAACGGATCCGGTTCCGTGTTTCTCGGTCGTATGGACAATAATTTTACCGAATTGAAACGGACGGCGGTTACAATTGAACCAAAAACCTCCTATCAGGTAAAAGTGATAGCCGTTGGCAGCAAAATCCAAGTCTACTTGAATGGTGACCTGGTGCTTGAACAAACCGACAGCACATACAAAGATGGCCGTATCGGCATTAGGAGTTACAACTCCGAGCCTTTCTTCGATAACGTCAAGGCAAGTGTCCCGGACGGCAGCAGCCTATTCCAGGATCAGTTCGACAATGCTCCCAATCAGGCCATCCATTCTTGGAATATCGTGAATGGAAGCTGGCAGCTATCCTCAGGATCCTTAAGGGTAAATAAGGATGAAAACAATAAGATCGTCGCTAAGGATAAGGTGTTCGATGATATGACTTTGGAGGTTAACCTGAAAATACCTGATGATAAAGAAAAGGGAGATGCCGGTCTGTTATTCGGGTTGAAGAAAGTGTACCCTGGAGATGCCAAAGCAAACGGCTTTTATGCAGCAATTGGAGAGGATGGCAACGTTACGCTTAATGAATGGAAACATAACAAGCGATTGGTACTGCAGTCAACGAAGGTGTTTGATCGCATCGAAGCGAATAAGCCTTATCATCTGAAAGTTGTAACAAGCAAAAATACGATTAAGGTTTACGTGAACGATACAGTCACTCCGGTGATCGAATATAGCGATAAAGGCAGGGCGCTTAACGTTAAAGGCGGAGTCGGATTGCAAGCTGACCAAGCCGAAGCGTCTTTTGATAACTTCATTGCCAGCGCATATGTCGTACAGGAAAGAACCTACAAACAACCGGTCTCCAACAAAAAACCGCTCATTGAGACGCCATTTACCCCGCTGCCCCTAGGTTCGGTGCAGGCCAAAGGCTGGCTGCTCGAGCAGCTTGAGCTTCAGCGTGACGGAGCTACGGGCCATGCAGAGGATTTGTACGGTGAATTGGGAACGAATGCAGCCTGGCTTGGCGGCAGTGCCCCGGAATCCGATTGGGAACGGCCTGTTTATTATTTGAAAGGCTTGGTTCCTCTTGCTTATACCTTGAATGACAAGGAACTGATTGCCACCTCGCAAAAGTGGATCAACGCCATTTTGGCGAGTCAGCGGAAGGACGGATCGTTCGGTCCGGAATCCAATGATGATTGGTGGCCGCGCATGGTAGCTCTATATGCGATGAAGGATTATTACGAAGCGTCAGGAGATAAGCGCATCCTTCCATTCATGACGAACTACTTCAAGTATCAAGCCGCCAATTTGCCGGCACAGCCCCTAAAGGATTGGGGCAAAATCCGGGTTGGAGATAATATCGATACCGTCCTTTGGCTTTATAATCGAACGAATGAGGCATTCCTGCTGAAGCTGACGGATACGCTTGCAGGGCAGGCCTACCCGATTGCAGACATATTCAGCAAAAATGAATTTCAAGACTTTGGCAGCGACTTTCAACCGATCCATTCGGTCAATGTGAATGAAGCCATTAAAATGCCTTCCATTTACTATCAACGATCACATTCCAAAAGCGATCGGAAGGCTTTCAATGCCGGAGTCAAAAATTTAGATAATCATAATCAGATTACCGGCATGACCTCAGGTACGGAAATGCTAGCTGGAACTTCTTCCACGCAGGGAGTGGAGCTTTGTGCAATTACAGAGCGGATGCAAAGTAACGAGGAAGCGGCGATGATCCTTGGCGATCCGCAAATTGGTGATGACCTGGAAAAAATAACGTTCAATTCCCTTCCAGGCGCGATGGATAAGGAAATCAAGAACCATCAATATTATTCACTGCCCAATCAAGTGGAGAGCAACCATGCAGATCATGGATTTAAGCAAAACTATTCCAATGGCATGATGCCTTCGCCGACTTCGGGTTATCCTTGCTGCCGCTTCAATATGCACATGGGATGGCCATACTTCGTGAAGAATATGTGGGCAGCATCTGCAGATGGGGGCATTGGAGTCATTGCGTATGGCCCGAGCCAGGTATCTGTAAAACTGAAAAAAGCGGACATTACCATCAAGGAGAGTACCAATTATCCTTTTGAAGATAAAATCAAATTTAACATCAACACCTCAAGAACGGTGAAGTTCCCGCTCAAGCTGCGCATTCCCGCGTGGTCGGTGCAGCCTAGCATAACGGTGAACGGAGAGCCTGTTAAAGGTATAAAAGCGGGTGAGTATGTAAGTATCGATAGAAAGTGGCAGAGCGGTGATAAAGTGGTTCTGCAAGTACCGATGAAATTAAAAACAACAACATGGATCAATAATTCGATCGGAATTGAACGCGGTCCGCTCGTGTATTCCCTGAAAATGAAGGAGAATTGGCAGGTTAAAGACAAGCCGATTGCCCCAGCGCCAGGTTTCGATGCATCTGCTTTAGGCTTTAATGAGTATACGGTGAAAGCTGATAACTCATGGAATTACGGCTTGCTCATTGATCGCGAGGATCCGGAGAAATCCATTGATGTGGTTACAGGGCCGATGCCAAAGAATCCATTCAAACAAGCGACGACCCCGGTTAAGTTGGTGGCGAAAGGGAAAAAAATTCCGACATGGGGCAAATCCCCCAATAATGTGGAAGCCGCGGAGCCGCCTGTAGGACCGATTTTCTCTAAGGAACCGACTGAAAACATTACGCTTGTGCCTTATGGAGCACAGAACCTGCGCATCACCTATTTCCCTGAAGTGACCGAGAAATTGACGGATACGGGTGCAGCAAAATATGAAGCGGAGAAAGCCGAACTTTTTCATGCATCGGTAAGGACGAACGAACCCAATGCCTCGGACGGGAGCTATGTAGGGGGGATGGATTTTGCCGACAGCCAGGTGAATTTCAATTCTGTCAATGTTCCTAAAACAGGTAAATATAACGTCGATATTTGGTTTGCCAATGGACTTGATCCCTCCACGGGAAAAATCATCGTCAACGGTGAAACACACGTATTGAAATACCAAAATACACGTAATTGGGGACGCTTCATGGCAACCAAATTGGAAGTGCCATTGAAAAAAGGCACAAACACGATCACATTCATGAAGGATAAAGGGTTTTATGAATTGGATTATATCGTGGTTAGGCCGCAGCAATGA
- a CDS encoding TlpA disulfide reductase family protein, with protein sequence MKKNVWLYIALLLVACFAGFQAVNNLTATKAEVGESQGLDAKGLEKIVDRANSGQKRKSTNVKAPSFTLKAWDGSEYVSIGGKGKKPVVLNFWASWCDACSVEAVELKKLHEQYKDQIDFYGINVTTEEQPENIKAFVTENEMKYPILLDEHKHAADLYELHSLPTMFLIDKDGYVVDTFHLVDQLELAEKIERLAGK encoded by the coding sequence ATGAAGAAAAACGTATGGCTATATATTGCTCTCTTACTCGTTGCATGCTTTGCCGGCTTCCAGGCTGTAAATAATTTGACAGCCACCAAGGCCGAGGTAGGCGAGTCTCAAGGTCTAGATGCCAAGGGCTTGGAAAAAATCGTGGATCGGGCCAATTCCGGACAAAAAAGAAAATCAACAAATGTCAAAGCACCCTCATTTACACTGAAAGCATGGGATGGCTCCGAGTATGTGTCAATCGGAGGAAAAGGAAAAAAACCGGTCGTCTTGAATTTTTGGGCGAGCTGGTGTGATGCCTGCTCGGTCGAAGCTGTGGAGCTTAAGAAGCTTCACGAGCAGTATAAGGACCAGATCGATTTCTATGGAATTAATGTGACAACGGAGGAGCAGCCCGAAAATATTAAAGCTTTCGTTACGGAAAATGAAATGAAATACCCTATTTTGCTAGATGAGCATAAACACGCGGCCGATCTTTACGAGCTGCATTCGCTCCCCACCATGTTCTTGATTGATAAAGACGGTTATGTTGTTGATACCTTCCACCTTGTCGATCAGCTTGAGCTGGCAGAGAAGATCGAACGTCTTGCAGGGAAGTGA